The region TTAGAAAATGTACTGTTGCCGGTAAGAATTTCGGATAAGCCCAATCCTAATGCTTTGGAAAAAGCACATGAACTTTTTGATGAGCTGAAAATAGCACACAGAATTCATCATAAACCAAAAGAACTTTCCGGAGGAGAAGCACAGCGTGTTGCTGTGGCAAGAGCATTGATTAATGATCCGAAAATTATCTTTGCAGATGAACCTACTGGTAACCTTGACTCTAAAAATGCAGACAGTCTTCATCAGCTATTCTTTGATCTTAGAGATAAATACAACCAAACATTCGTTATTGTAACCCATAACCAGGGACTTGCAGAAAGTACTGACCGTAAATTGGTGATGAAGGATGGCCAGATTGTGGACGGATTCTAAGAATGAAGAAATCTATCTATCTCTTTGGTATTTATTGCCAATGCCTGGCATTAAATATCCGCATTGGTAAATCATAGTCAGGAGTAGCAATGCTAACAATAGAATAGAAGAGATAAGGAAATTTGCTTCAAAAAATGGCTACAAAGAAGAATTGGTGTTTTTTGTAGATTTCTCCCTTACTTCCAATAAATACAGATTTTTTGTCATTGATTTAAAATCCGGTAAAATACTGGGAAAAGGTATGGTAGTGTAAGGCTCGGGATCTTTATCTGGATAAAAATATTGATGATTGGATACAATATACAGTGGATTATCTGGAATAATAAAGCGATTATATATATATTAATTATTTAATTTGTTATAATGTAAATTTTTAACTAAATTATTTAGTTGTAATATTTAATTTCTTATCTTTAACAGCGACAGGATCTTAAGTATGAAAGTAAAATCCCTTGCTGAAGATGATCGGCCACGTGAAAAATTTTTACTGAAAGGCAAAGAAGCCCTTTCGGATACCGAATTACTGGCTATTATTATAGGATCCGGTAATATAGGGGAGAGTGTGATAGAACTTGGAAGAAGAATATTAAGATCTGTAAACAACAATTGGCACCAGCTGAGTTTGCTTACAGTCAAAGATCTGATGAAGTATAAAGGGATAGGAGAGGTAAAAGCAATAACTATTGCAGCTGCTTTGGAAATAGGAAGGAGAAAAGCCTTACAGGAAGTTTCTAAAAATCCGATAATAAGCAATAGCAAAGATGCTTTCAATATATTACACCCGTATTTAGGAGATCTTCATCATGAAGAATTTTGGTGTTTGTTTCTCAACCAGAGTAACATGATTATCCATAAAGAAAAACTTACCCATGGCGGTATTGATCAGTCTATTGTAGATGCCAGAATATTATTTAGTATTGCTTTAGATCATCTGGCAACAGCCATTGTCGTTGCACACAACCATCCATCCGGAAATTTAAAACCAAGCAGACAGGATATACAGATTACGGAAAGTCTTAAAAATGGAGGAGATCTTTTGAATATAAAGCTTTTGGATCACCTTATTATTTCCCAGGATTCTTTTTTTAGTTTCAGCGACGAGGGTATTCTTTAAATACTAATTAATGATTTTTTATACATAGAAAAAGATTCCTGAAAATTGAGTTACTTCAACTAACTTTGTTTTCACACCAAATCAGTTATTATGAAAAAACTTCTGTCTCTATTTTTTATCACTGGGTTTTGCTATGTTAGCCTATATTCTCAGACATTTATCAAGAATGTGACAATTGTTGATGTCGTCAACAAGAAATTAATACCAGCACAAACTGTTGTTATTAATAAAGATGTTATTACAGATGTACAAAAAGCCGGAAGAAAAACATTTCCTTCTAATGCTGTAATCATAGATGGTACAGGAAAATACCTAATGCCTGGTATGACAGATGCTCACGTACACTTCTTTCAAAGTGGAGGACTTTATACAAGACCGGATGCTTTAGATCTTAGAAAATATGTTCCTTACAATAAGGAGATAGAAACGGGGCATCAAAATATGGAAGCTCTATTGAAGAGGTATTTAATGGCAGGTATAACAAGTGTTGTAGATGTAGGAGCAACTTATAATTTTTTGAAATTAAGAGATTCACTTTCTGGAAACAAATTATTGCCATCAGTTTATATGACTGGGCCTCTGCTTACTACATACGAGCCTCAGGTATTTATGGGGCTTAAAAATGATGAGCCTTTCAGGTTGGTATCAACAATTGAAGATGCCAAAAAAGCAATCAATGAGCAATTGCAGTATCGTCCGGATTTTATTAAAATATGGTACATCGTTTCTTTAGGAAAAGAAGGAGTTGAAGCAGCAGCCAGAAAATATGAACCGTTGATTAAAGAAATTATTCAGGAAGCTCATAAAAACAAATTAAAAGTTGCTGTGCACGCCACAGAAAGAATTGCAGCCCAAATAGCTGTACAAAATGGTTGTGATTTTCTGGTTCACGATATAGAGGACGAAGTTGTTTCCGATAGTTTTGTTCAGTTATTGAAGTCTGGAAAAGTTATTTTATCACCTACGCTCACTGTTATGGATAATTATTATAATACATTTGGACAGAAGATTAATTATAATACATATGACTTAAAGAACTCTGATCCTTTAGCAATTGGCTCAATATATGACATAAAGCATTTATCAAATTCTGTAATCCCTGCACTTAAGCAAAGATTTGATCAGCCGCAGATGAAGATTCGTATATCTCGTACTGATTCGATTCGTAAGATTAATCTAAAAAAGCTAGCTGATGGAGGTGTTACCATTGCTGCCGGAACTGATGCCGGAAATATCGGAACACAACATGCATCATCTTTTCAAAATGAACTAAAAGCCATGCAGCAAAGTGGTCTGTCGATTTGGCAGGTATTGCAATCTGCTACTATCAATCCGGCTATGATATTAGATAAAGAAATGGTATCCGGGAATATTGCAAAAGGTAAAGTTGCAGATATGATTTTGTTGAATGCAGATCCTACAAAATCTCTTGAAAATCTTACTGCAATAAATAAGATTTTCAAGAACGGAAATATATTAGATCCTGAAAGCTTGGTTTCAAAAACTTCTGAGTTACTTGTACAGCAACAGCTTAATGCATATAATGCAAGAAATATTGAAGCCTTCTTGGAACCATATTCTGATGATGTTGAAATTTATTCTTTTCCAAATACTTTGATAAGTAAAGGAAAAGATGCGATGAGAAAATCTTATACAGACATGTTTGCTAAAATGCCAAACTTGCATTGTGAATTGAAAGGAAGGATAATTCAGGGAAATATTGTGATAGACAGAGAAAGTGTGTCAGGAATGATAAGTAATACAAAAGTTGAGGCTACCGCAGTTTATGAAATAAAAAATCACAAAATTATAAAGGTATACTTCATCAGGTAGGCTTGTAAAAGTGACTGCAAATAAAATTAATTTAAAAATCGAAAAATTAAAACCATTTATTTCAAATAATTTGTAATTTTGCACCCTGTTTTCATATTTGAAATTGTTGATTTCACATTGAGAGCATTTGTAAAACTTAAAATATAAACAATTATATGAACCCTAAATTCAAAGCCCATCCTTGGCATGGTATCAGTGTTGGAGAGAAAGCTCCGGAAATTGTAAATGTTTTCGTGGAGATCGTACCTTCGGATACTATTAAGTATGAAGTAGATAAAGAAACTGGTTACCTGAAAGTAGACAGACCACAGAAGTTTTCTAATATTATTCCTGCTTTATATGGTTTCGTTCCACAGACTTACTGTGAGGATGCTGTAAAGGATTTGGCTGTGGCTAATGGTTCTGTAGACGTTAAAGAAGGAGATCATGATCCATTGGATATTTGTGTTCTAAGCAGCCACAACATCAATGGTGGAGGTATGATTTTAGAAGCTATTCCAATTGGTGGCTTTAAAATGATTGATAAAGGAGAGGCTGATGACAAAATCATCGCTGTATTAGTAGATGACCAGGTTTATGGTCACATGAGAGATATCTCCGATCTTCCGGTAGCTGAAGTTAACCGTTTGAAGCATTATTTCCTTTCGTATAAAAACTTACCAACTGAACCAGCTGTAGTAAGAATCGATGACGTATATGGAGCTGAGCACGCAAAAAAAGTTATAGAAGCATCTATAAAAGATTATAATCAACATTACGGAGAATAATCTTAAGATAATAAAAAGATAAAAGCGCTTCTATTTACTTAGAGGCGCTTTTTTTGTTTAACAGTATAAAATAATATTAACAAAGGAAAAATTAGAATCAAAGAATCCTGAAAAACTTTTGATTTCGTCTAGCTTTTTTTTATTTTTGAGGTATGGAAAACTTTATAGTATCTGCACGTAAATATCGCCCATTAGAATTTGATACCGTTGTTGGGCAATCCCACATTACAGATACTTTGGAGCATGCTATAGATAACAATCAGTTAGCACAGGCACTTCTTTTCTGCGGGCCGCGTGGTGTAGGTAAAACTACATGTGCACGTATTCTTGCCAGAAAAATTAATGAAAAATCAGGAGCCTCGGATGATACAGGATTTGCATTTAATATTTATGAATTAGATGCAGCATCAAATAATTCTGTAGATGATATCCGGGAACTGATCGATCAGGTTCGTTTTGCCCCTCAGGTTGGGAAATATAAAGTATATATTATCGACGAGGTGCACATGTTGTCTACTGCAGCATTCAATGCTTTTCTTAAAACATTGGAAGAACCGCCTGCGCACGCTATTTTTATCCTGGCAACTACTGAAAAGCATAAGATAATTCCAACGATTTTATCAAGATGTCAGATTTATGATTTTAAAAGAATTCAGATAGAAGATATCCAAAATCATCTACGCAAGATAGCAGATAAAGAAGGTATTCAGTATGAAGACGATGCTCTGTTTCTGGTAGCCCAAAAGGCAGATGGTGCTTTACGAGATGCTCTTTCCATTTTCGACCGCCTTACAACTTTTACACAAAGAAATATAACACTTGCCAAGGCGGCAGAAACACTGAATATATTAGATTACGATTACTATCTGCAAATTGCGGATTTTGCAAAATCTAATGATATTCCGGGAATTCTTTCCAAACTGAATGAGATTGTAAACAAAGGATTTGATCCACATATTTTTATCGGAGGACTGGGAAGCCACTTCCGTGATTTGATGATGGCGCAGAACCCTAATACAATTAATCTTATAGAAGTAGGAGAGAAAACAAAAGCTAAATATGTAGAGCAAAGCCAGAAATGGACAGCACAGGAACTTATTGATGCTTTGGAAATTTGCAATCAGGCAGATATCAACTATAAGAATTCTAAAAATCAACGTCTCACTGTTGAAATCGCTCTTATGCAATTAGCTTCACTTTCCGTAAGTGATGCCACTAAAAAAAAAAGTTTAGAATCCTAGCGCCGCTTTTAAAAGCAGCCGCTAAAGCGAATCAGGAACAAACTCAGGTTATTCAGAATCAGAAACCGGTTTCTACGGAAACAGCGGCTAAACCTTCTTTATTAGATAATCCAAACAAGCCAAAAGAAGTAAAACCATTAGAAGATATTTCTTCTTTTAGCATCACTGGCTGGCTGAATAAAAAAGAGGAAGTAAAGACAGAAAAGGTAGAAGTAAAAGATAATTTACCTGCAAATCATTTTTCTGAAGTAGATTTATTGCATGAATGGAAGTTATTTCTAGATAATTTGCAAGATGATGATCCGGTAAAGTTTTCGGCCATAAAAGTCTGTAAATTACAGAAGAAGGATGAAAATAAAATTCTTATAAAAGTACCTTCTGAAGCTGCTAAATCCGAGTTTGAGACTGTAAGAAAAGATTTTTTATCTGTATTTCAGCGAAAAGTCAATAATTTTCATATTAAAAGTAAATATGTGGAGGATGAAACTTTGCAAAAAGAAATCATTACCAAACGAAAATTATTTGATAAATTTGCAGAAAAGAATCCAATTCTTAAGGAGCTGGACGATTTAATGAAGTTTGATTTTTCCTAAATTCTCAAATTAAATATGAATCTAAACGAAGTAAAGTCTGATTGGATATCAGAACTAGGATCACCGCTAGTAATTGCGGGACCATGTAGCGCGGAAAGCGAATCACAAATGCTGGAAGCAGCCAGAAGAATTAAAGAGAGTAATGCCAATGTTTCTGTATTTCGTGCGGGAATCTGGAAACCTCGTACAAAACCAAATGGTTTTGAAGGAGTAGGGGTTATTGGTCTTAACTGGCTGAAAAAAGTTAAAGAAGAGTACGGTTTTAAAACAGCAACTGAAGTAGCTAATGCAAATCACGTATTTGCAGCATTAGAAGCTGATGTAGATATCTTATGGATCGGAGCGCGTTCTACTGTAAACCCTTTTACAGTTCAGGAAATTGCACAGGCACTAAGAGGTACAAACAAGCCTGTATTGGTTAAAAACCCTGTTAACCCGGATCTTGCTTTATGGATTGGGGCAATGGAGAGATTATTAGGACAAGATGTTAAAAACCTTGGTGTAATCCACAGAGGTTTCTCTAATTACCAGAAAACTAAATACCGTAACGTTCCAAACTGGACAATTGCACTTGATTTCAAAAAGCAATTCCCAAATATTCCAATGGTTGTAGACCCTTCTCACATCTGTGGTAACAGAACAGGTTTAGCTGCGATCTCTCAGGAAGCTCTAAACTGTGGTTATGAAGGTTTAATGATTGAAACGCACCCGAATCCGGATGAAGCATGGAGTGATGCTGCACAGCAAATTACTCCGGAAGTTTTAGCTGAATTACTGTCTAACCTTAAAACAAGAAATCAGGATATCTCCGGATATGAAGATGAAATGGGTAAACACAGAACATTGATCAGTGATATCGACTTCCAACTAATCAGTCTTCTTAACCAAAGAATGAAAGTTTCTGAGAAAATCGGTACATTGAAAAAAGAAAATAACATTGCGATCTTCCAACCGGACAGATGGAAAGTTATTGCTGAATATGCAGCACAAAAAGCTGATGAAACAGGAATGTCAAGAGAGTTTATCGAGAAAGTATTCAATGCTATTCACGAAGAATCTATTGATGTTCAGAATAATATTATGATTAACAAATAATTATTGCGTATGAGGGGTATTATCATAAAATCTACCGGAAGCTGGTATCAGGTTTTAGATCAAGAATCCGGAAAAATTTATGAAGCCCGAATCAGAGGCAAATTTAAATTAATAAAAACCCGACTGACCAATCCCTTGGCGGTCGGGGATTTTGTTGAGTTTTCGCTGGAACAGGATGACATTGCCTGGATTACAAAGATAGAACCACGAAAAAACTATCTGATCCGTAAAGCGGTAAACCTGTCTAAAGAAGCTCACATTATAGCTTCCAATATTGATATTGGCTGCATTCTTTTTACACTGAAAATGCCGGAAACTTCTTTAGGTTTTTTAGACCGTTTTCTGGTATGTTGCGAGGCTTATGATATAAAGCCTTTAATCCTTTTTAATAAAGCCGATTTGCTTGACCGGGAAGAACTGGAATATGCTGAAGATATTGCTACTGTATACCAGTCTATAGGTTATGATTCCCTTTTTGTTTCTTCTGTATCCGGACTGAATATGGAGAGCCTCAGAGAGATTCTAAAAGATAAAACTTCTGTATTCTTCGGACACTCCGGAAGCGGGAAATCTACATTAGTAAATGCTTTAAACCCTGAAGTAAATCTAAAGACAGGTGATATATCTGATATTCACCTGAAAGGAAAACACACTACTACATTTGCCCAGATGCATTTCTGGCCTTTTGGCGGTCAGGTAATTGATACTCCCGGAGTTCGTGAATTTGCGATGATAGATGTTGAGAAAGAAGAAATTCAGCATTATTTCCCAGAGATATTTAGTATTTCCGAGAATTGTAAGTTCAATAACTGTCTGCATATAAACGAACCGAAATGTGCCGTTTTAGATGCATTAGAACATGAAGAAATCTTAGAATCCCGTTATGCTACTTACATTAAGCTAATGGAAGAAGCAGAAGAACAGAACCAATAATTCTTTTCTCAGAATTTGAAATTGTGAAGCTGGTGATAATCAGCTTTATCAATAACATTGTCAATACTCCCATTTTGTAGTATGGCGATTTTGTCACAGGTATGGAATAAGGTTTCAATGATATGAGAACTTACAAGAACAGCTTTGTTCTCAGATTTTAGATCCCGGATAATATCATACAAAAGATGTACACCTTCAAAGTCAACTCCATTAAATGGTTCGTCCAGTATATTAA is a window of Elizabethkingia anophelis R26 DNA encoding:
- a CDS encoding ABC transporter ATP-binding protein produces the protein MIKAKNIYKSYGSLDVLKGVDIEIPDAEIVSIVGESGAGKSTLLQILGTLDSPSNTSVNDTEILLNGKSFLEMSDKELSKFRNRNIGFVFQFHQLLPEFTALENVLLPVRISDKPNPNALEKAHELFDELKIAHRIHHKPKELSGGEAQRVAVARALINDPKIIFADEPTGNLDSKNADSLHQLFFDLRDKYNQTFVIVTHNQGLAESTDRKLVMKDGQIVDGF
- a CDS encoding murein L,D-transpeptidase catalytic domain-containing protein → MEEIRKFASKNGYKEELVFFVDFSLTSNKYRFFVIDLKSGKILGKGMVV
- the radC gene encoding RadC family protein; translation: MKVKSLAEDDRPREKFLLKGKEALSDTELLAIIIGSGNIGESVIELGRRILRSVNNNWHQLSLLTVKDLMKYKGIGEVKAITIAAALEIGRRKALQEVSKNPIISNSKDAFNILHPYLGDLHHEEFWCLFLNQSNMIIHKEKLTHGGIDQSIVDARILFSIALDHLATAIVVAHNHPSGNLKPSRQDIQITESLKNGGDLLNIKLLDHLIISQDSFFSFSDEGIL
- a CDS encoding amidohydrolase family protein, producing the protein MKKLLSLFFITGFCYVSLYSQTFIKNVTIVDVVNKKLIPAQTVVINKDVITDVQKAGRKTFPSNAVIIDGTGKYLMPGMTDAHVHFFQSGGLYTRPDALDLRKYVPYNKEIETGHQNMEALLKRYLMAGITSVVDVGATYNFLKLRDSLSGNKLLPSVYMTGPLLTTYEPQVFMGLKNDEPFRLVSTIEDAKKAINEQLQYRPDFIKIWYIVSLGKEGVEAAARKYEPLIKEIIQEAHKNKLKVAVHATERIAAQIAVQNGCDFLVHDIEDEVVSDSFVQLLKSGKVILSPTLTVMDNYYNTFGQKINYNTYDLKNSDPLAIGSIYDIKHLSNSVIPALKQRFDQPQMKIRISRTDSIRKINLKKLADGGVTIAAGTDAGNIGTQHASSFQNELKAMQQSGLSIWQVLQSATINPAMILDKEMVSGNIAKGKVADMILLNADPTKSLENLTAINKIFKNGNILDPESLVSKTSELLVQQQLNAYNARNIEAFLEPYSDDVEIYSFPNTLISKGKDAMRKSYTDMFAKMPNLHCELKGRIIQGNIVIDRESVSGMISNTKVEATAVYEIKNHKIIKVYFIR
- a CDS encoding inorganic pyrophosphatase translates to MNPKFKAHPWHGISVGEKAPEIVNVFVEIVPSDTIKYEVDKETGYLKVDRPQKFSNIIPALYGFVPQTYCEDAVKDLAVANGSVDVKEGDHDPLDICVLSSHNINGGGMILEAIPIGGFKMIDKGEADDKIIAVLVDDQVYGHMRDISDLPVAEVNRLKHYFLSYKNLPTEPAVVRIDDVYGAEHAKKVIEASIKDYNQHYGE
- the dnaX gene encoding DNA polymerase III subunit gamma/tau, whose amino-acid sequence is MENFIVSARKYRPLEFDTVVGQSHITDTLEHAIDNNQLAQALLFCGPRGVGKTTCARILARKINEKSGASDDTGFAFNIYELDAASNNSVDDIRELIDQVRFAPQVGKYKVYIIDEVHMLSTAAFNAFLKTLEEPPAHAIFILATTEKHKIIPTILSRCQIYDFKRIQIEDIQNHLRKIADKEGIQYEDDALFLVAQKADGALRDALSIFDRLTTFTQRNITLAKAAETLNILDYDYYLQIADFAKSNDIPGILSKLNEIVNKGFDPHIFIGGLGSHFRDLMMAQNPNTINLIEVGEKTKAKYVEQSQKWTAQELIDALEICNQADINYKNSKNQRLTVEIALMQLASLSVSDATKKKSLES
- a CDS encoding chorismate mutase produces the protein MNLNEVKSDWISELGSPLVIAGPCSAESESQMLEAARRIKESNANVSVFRAGIWKPRTKPNGFEGVGVIGLNWLKKVKEEYGFKTATEVANANHVFAALEADVDILWIGARSTVNPFTVQEIAQALRGTNKPVLVKNPVNPDLALWIGAMERLLGQDVKNLGVIHRGFSNYQKTKYRNVPNWTIALDFKKQFPNIPMVVDPSHICGNRTGLAAISQEALNCGYEGLMIETHPNPDEAWSDAAQQITPEVLAELLSNLKTRNQDISGYEDEMGKHRTLISDIDFQLISLLNQRMKVSEKIGTLKKENNIAIFQPDRWKVIAEYAAQKADETGMSREFIEKVFNAIHEESIDVQNNIMINK
- the rsgA gene encoding ribosome small subunit-dependent GTPase A, encoding MRGIIIKSTGSWYQVLDQESGKIYEARIRGKFKLIKTRLTNPLAVGDFVEFSLEQDDIAWITKIEPRKNYLIRKAVNLSKEAHIIASNIDIGCILFTLKMPETSLGFLDRFLVCCEAYDIKPLILFNKADLLDREELEYAEDIATVYQSIGYDSLFVSSVSGLNMESLREILKDKTSVFFGHSGSGKSTLVNALNPEVNLKTGDISDIHLKGKHTTTFAQMHFWPFGGQVIDTPGVREFAMIDVEKEEIQHYFPEIFSISENCKFNNCLHINEPKCAVLDALEHEEILESRYATYIKLMEEAEEQNQ